A portion of the bacterium genome contains these proteins:
- a CDS encoding ribonuclease H-like domain-containing protein: MSKTFFDLETQDAFGEDRDFKGLRMSVGVIFKGGEYRAFMEDEVLKLIDELFSSELVVGFNLFSFDYKVLKGYTEKDLFSIPTLDMLREAQKALGFRISLDNLAKANLKKEKKGSGLDAIKWWKEGNIPKLIEYCKYDVEITKEIYELGKKQGFLFFTEKGGKVRQFDVKW, encoded by the coding sequence ATGAGTAAAACATTTTTTGACCTTGAGACACAGGATGCATTTGGAGAAGATAGGGATTTTAAAGGCTTAAGGATGTCTGTGGGTGTAATATTTAAAGGGGGTGAATATAGGGCATTTATGGAAGATGAGGTTTTAAAGTTAATAGACGAGCTTTTCTCATCAGAGCTTGTTGTTGGATTTAATCTTTTTTCTTTTGATTATAAGGTTTTAAAAGGATATACAGAAAAAGACCTATTTTCTATTCCAACCCTTGATATGTTAAGGGAGGCTCAAAAGGCATTGGGGTTTAGGATAAGCCTTGATAACCTTGCCAAAGCAAACCTTAAAAAGGAAAAGAAGGGCTCTGGCTTGGATGCCATTAAATGGTGGAAGGAGGGCAATATTCCTAAGCTTATAGAATATTGCAAATATGATGTAGAGATAACAAAGGAAATATATGAGCTTGGAAAAAAACAGGGGTTTCTTTTCTTTACAGAGAAGGGTGGAAAGGTAAGGCAATTTGATGTTAAATGGTAA
- the trpS gene encoding tryptophan--tRNA ligase, whose translation MERVLSGMRPTGKLHLGHLKGALENWGFLQERYECLYMIADWHALMSEYQSSNLLANNTKEVLIDWLSFGIDPEKAIIFCQSEIPCHSELYLLFSIITPLGWLKRNPTYKEQIKELSNLDLETHGFLGYPVLQSADILLYKATIVPIGVDQLPHLELTRELLRRFNHLYGETFPTPSPLLTETPKLAGTDGRKMSKSYNNAIFISDSSDEIRKKIKMMITDKERIHPHNPGHPDICNVFAIWKAFFKEKSKETEVGCKDAKIGCVSCKDSLSSLLSDELKPIREKREELEKDSEYLSKILKRGKERAYEIASRTMTEVRKKVGFYE comes from the coding sequence ATGGAAAGAGTCCTTTCCGGGATGCGTCCTACAGGGAAGCTGCACCTTGGTCATCTAAAGGGTGCATTAGAAAATTGGGGCTTTTTGCAAGAAAGGTATGAATGCCTCTATATGATTGCAGATTGGCATGCCCTAATGAGCGAATATCAATCTTCAAATCTATTGGCAAACAATACAAAGGAGGTTCTTATTGATTGGCTCTCCTTTGGCATAGACCCAGAGAAGGCTATTATCTTCTGCCAATCAGAAATACCCTGCCATTCTGAGCTATACCTCCTTTTTTCAATCATTACACCACTTGGATGGCTTAAGAGAAACCCAACCTATAAAGAGCAAATAAAAGAGCTTTCAAATCTTGACTTAGAAACGCATGGATTTTTAGGCTATCCTGTTCTTCAATCAGCAGACATCCTCCTTTATAAGGCAACAATTGTTCCAATAGGTGTTGATCAGCTTCCACACCTTGAGCTTACAAGGGAGCTATTGAGGAGGTTTAATCATCTTTATGGAGAGACATTTCCTACTCCATCTCCATTACTTACAGAAACGCCAAAGCTTGCTGGAACAGACGGAAGGAAAATGAGCAAGAGCTATAACAATGCCATATTCATCTCTGATTCCTCTGATGAAATAAGGAAAAAGATAAAGATGATGATTACCGACAAAGAGAGGATTCATCCTCATAATCCTGGACATCCAGATATATGCAATGTCTTTGCTATATGGAAGGCTTTTTTTAAAGAGAAATCCAAAGAAACAGAGGTTGGATGTAAAGATGCAAAAATAGGGTGTGTTTCCTGTAAGGATAGCCTTTCTTCCCTTTTAAGCGATGAGCTTAAGCCTATCAGGGAAAAAAGGGAGGAATTAGAAAAGGATAGCGAATATCTTTCAAAAATTCTTAAAAGAGGAAAGGAAAGGGCATATGAAATAGCCTCAAGGACAATGACTGAAGTAAGAAAAAAGGTTGGATTTTATGAGTAA